CTGACCGGCCGCGATGGTCAGGCCGAGGCCGTGGCCGTGCCCGGCCCGGTCCTTGCTGCCGGTGCGGAAGCGGCTCGGCCCCTCGGCGAGCAGGTCCTCGGGGAAGCCGGGCCCGTGGTCGCGGACCCGGATGACCCGGCCCTCGACGGTGACCTCGATGGGCGGCTTGCCGTGCCGGGCCGCGTTGGCGAGCAGGTTGAACAGCACCCGCTCCAGGCGCCGCGGGTCGGTGGTGACCTCCGACTCGTGCACGATCCGCACCTCGACGTCCGGGTCCTTGGCCGCCACCCGCCGGGCGACGAACTCGCCCAGCATGAGGTCCTGGAGTTCCGCCCGCTCCGAGGCACCGTCCAGCCGGGCCACCTCCAGCACGTCCTCCACGAGCGTGCGCATCGCCTTCGCCCGGTCCAGCACCAGTTCGGTCGGGCGGCCCGGCGGCAGCAGTTCGGCGGCGGTCAGCAGCCCGGTCACCGGCGTGCGCAGCTCGTGCGCGATGTCGGCGGTGACCCGCCGCTCGGCCTCGATCCGCTGCCGCAGCGTGTCCGCCATGGCGTCCACCGCGCTCGCCAGGTCGTCGGTCTCGTCCCGGACGACCCCGCCCATGGCGTCCCGTACGCGCACGTCCGTCTCGCCGCCCGCCAGCTGGCTGGCCGCGACGGCCGCCTTGCGCAGCCGCCGCGAGAGATGCCCGCCGATGAGCACACCGAGCGCGCTGCCGCCGAGGACGACCGCGATGGAGCCGATGATCAGGGCCTGGTCGAGGTCCTGGAGGATGTCCGAGCTGCGGTCGGTGAAGCCCGAGTGCAGGGACATCACCTGCCCGTTCTTCAGCGGCACGGCGGCCCATATGTCCGGCGCGCCACCGGGCCGGTCCGCCACGTACGTCGCCCGCTGGCCCGCCTCCACACGGTCCCGCAGCGCCGACGGCAGGTCCGGGTCGTCGATCTTGGCGTTGGGGAAGTTCATCCGCCCGGACAGCTCGAAGTTGCGCTGGGCGATCAGGATGCGCTCGTCGGCGAGGTCACGCGCGTTGTCCAGCATCGACACCCGGGCGGCGTTGTGCACGACCAGGCTCAGCGCGACCGCCACCAGCGCCCCGACCAGCGCGATGGCCGCGCTCAGCTTCCATCTGAGGCCCGTGCGGATGCCCGCGCGCTCCAAGCCCGTGGCGACCAGGCGCCGGAAGTGCCCCCTCATAACCCCTGCTCAGGCCTTCAACTTGTAGCCGAAGCCGCGGACCGTCTCGATCCGGTCCTGGCCGATCTTCTGCCGCAGCCGCTGCACGTGCACGTCGACGACGCGGGTGTCCCCGCCCCAGCCGTAGTCCCACACCCGCTCCAGCAGTTTGTCGCGGGAGAGCACCGTGCCCGGCGCCGTGGAGAACTCCAGCAGCAGCCGCATCTCGGTCGGCGTCAGCGCCACCGGCTGCCCGGCCCGGCGGACCTCCATGCCCTCGGTGTCGACCGCCAGGTCCCCGAAGGTCAGCACCCCGCCGTTCGCCGGGGAGGCCGGCCCCTCGGTCCGGCCGCCGCCCGCGTGCCCGAACCGGCGCAGCACCGCGCGGATCCGGGCGACCAGGACGGCGCCGTCGAACGGCTTGGTCACATAGTCGTCGGCCCCCGCCTCCAGGCCCAGCACGACGTCGATGGAGTCGGCCCGCGCCGACAGCATGATGACCGGCACGGTCGACTCGTCCCGGATACGGCGGCACAGGCTGACCCCGTCGAGGCCGGGAACCATGACGTCCAGCAGCGCGATGTCGGGGCGGTCCGCCCGGAACGCCTCCAGGCCCGACAGCCCGTCGGGCATGGCGGTGACCACGAAGCCGTCCCGTTCCAGGGCGAGCTGCGTGGCCTCACGGATGACGTCGTCGTCCTCGACGAACAGGACGTGGGTCTGGTCTGCCATCCCGGTGCTCTCAGTCCTCGTGTGGTTCGTGGGGTGCGTTCTGTCGCGTTCCCTCTGGGGGACGCACGGTCCGTGTGACGCGTTCACCGGTGGATCGCTCCGAGCGGCCCGATCGGTTCACGCGCCCTCCGCCCGCGTCAGCTCGCGGACTCCGGCGTAGGGGTGTCGCCGACGACTTTCCCGTAGTCGTTGTGCGTGCGGTACTTCTCGTCGAACCGGCCGGAGACCCATCTGTACGTGATCACGTTCTCCCCGGAGGGACTCGACACCGGGTCGCCCTTCTCGTACACCTGCTTGGTCACGACCAGGTCGCCACGGTCGATCTCCGCGTAGACCGGGGTTTCCTCGGCCTTGAACACATTCTCGTACGAGCCGTCCTGCTCGCGATACACGTAACTGCCGACACCCACAGCGTCACCGCAGGTCAGCACGTTGACGACGACGTCGTCGGCCGCCCCGCCGGTCAGGTCGCCGTAGGACACGTCGACGGGGTACTCGTCGGCGACGCACGGCTTCAGCTCGCGCTTCACCTCGGGGGAGACCTTCGGGTCGTCCTTGACGAGCCGGACCGCGTCGACCGTGTCGGGCGTCTTCGAGGGCGCGGCGGACGGTGTGACGGCGGCGCCCGCCACCGAGTCGGAGTGCGCCGGGCCCTCGTCCCGGGCGCCGGTGCCGCCCGCGCCGCATGCGGACACGAAAAGGGCGAGGGCGGTGAGCACGGCCAGGGCCGTACTCACCGCCTGGATGCCGCCCCGGGTCCGTGCAGACCCCTCGCCGGTCAGGCCGCGCACCGCTCCCGCTCCTCACGCTCCAGCGCGCGTGCGTCCAGATCGCGGGACTCCAGCTCCTCGCGGAGCCGGGCGAGCGCCCGGTGCAGCGTGCTCTTGACCGTTCCGGCCGACATGCCGAGGGCGGCGGCCGTCTCTTCTGTGGACATCTGCTCCCAGTGTCGCAGTACGACGACACTGCGCTGCTTCGGGGCGAGCACCTTCATGACGTCCATCAGCAGGGCGCGGTCCGCGTGCTGCTCGGTGGAGTCGTCGACCGAGGCGTCCGGGAGCTGCTCGGTCGGCACCTCCTCCAGCTTGCGGGCCCGCCACCACTCCGTCCGCGTGTTGATCATCACCCGGCGCAGGTAGGCGTCCGCCAGCCGCTTGTCCTCTATGGTCTCCCAGCGGCCGTACGTCCGTACCAGCGCCGTCTGCAGCAGGTCCTGCGCGTCCGTCGGGTCCGGGACCAGACGGCGGGCACTGCGCAGCAGCGCGTCCTGCCGCGTGCGGACGTACTCCTCGAACTCGAGCACCTCGCCCTGCGCCATGGTGAACCGCCTCCCGCTTCCCCGTTACGGGCCGGCTCCGCGCCGCCCGTGTACTGCCTGTGTTCCGTGCTTGTCCCGTGTCTTCCGGGAACGGAATTGAAGGTACGGAGGCGTTGTCACGGCACTGTCCGAAGCAGCCTTCGGCTAGCACTCGGCTGTCCGTCGGTTGTGTAACGGACGTCGGAACGGGGTAGAGCGGTGGGCGTGTTGGGGTGGATTAAGGGCGATCTGTCCACCCCGATCATTGTGACGGGCGGTGACCCGCGCCTGTGACCTGCCTGTACGTCAGGTCAGCGGCAGCCGGTACAGCCCGTCCGCCAGCGGCTCCACCAGACCGTCGGCGACGAGGCCGTCCAGGGCGCGGGCCCGTTGCACCGGCTCGTGCCACACCCGGTCCAGGGCCGACTGCGGAACCGGACCGTGCGCATCCCGCAGCACGGCGAGCAGCCGCCCGCGCACCTGCCGGTCGGTGCCCGCGTACGTCTGGCCGCGACGCGGCGGCCCGTCGTGCTCCGGCTTGCCCGCCAGCCGCCACGCGCACTGCGCGGCGATCGGGCAGCGGTGGCACGACTCGCTCTTGGCCGTGCACACCAGGGCGCCCAGCTCCATGGAGGCGGCGGCCCAGCGCGCGGCGGTCGGCTCGTCCTCGGGCAGCAGCGCGCGGGCGAGCTTGCGCTCGGCGGCGGTGGTGGCGTTCGGCGGGTACTGCACGCCGGTGACCGCGCGGGCGAAGACCCGGCGCACATTGGTGTCCAGCACCGGATGGCGCTGCCCGTAGGCGAAGGAGGCGACGGCGGCGGCCGTGTACTCGCCGATGCCGGGCAGCGCCAGCAGCTGGGCGTGGTCGGCCGGTACGTCACCGCCGTGCCGTTCCGTTATCGCGACGGCGGCGCCGTGCAACCGGAGGGCGCGGCGCGGGTAGCCGAGCCGGCCCCAGGCGCGGACCGCCTCGCCGGGCGCCTCCTTGGCCAGGTCGGCGGGGCGCGGCCAGCGGGCCAGCCACTGCTCGTAGACGGGCAGGACGCGGTTCACCGGCGTCTGCTGGAGCATGAACTCACTGACCATCACACCCCACGCCCCGGCCTCGGGGCGCCGCCACGGCAGGTCACGGGCGTTCTCGTCGAACCAGTCGATGACGGGGGAGTGCAGGCTCCCGCCGGGGGGCGGGCCGGACGCGGGGTCGGTGGGGCTGGTGTGCGGGGGCTTCGTGGGAGCAGTCATGGCCATTCGATCCTGCCACGCGGGGGCCGCGATCCGGGCACACCACCACCCAAGAGGGACAGGCGTACCTGACGATCGGCAGCGGTGCCGCCCCGCCGTCCGCCGATAGCGTCGGGCGAATGCAACGTCCTCGCCTCGCCCGGCTCGGCGGCTGCGCCCTGCTCTGGGCGGCCCTCGCCCTGCCCGCGCTCACGGCGGACCGGATCGGGCTGAACGAGCCGCGTCCCCTCTGGCAGCAACTGGCCGGTGTGACGGTCCTGGCGGTCGCGGCCGGCCTGTCCCGGCGGCTGCCGCTCGCGGCCTTCGGGCTGGCGGCGGCCCTGAGCCTCGCCGCCACCCCGTCCCTGTTCACCGTCTCCTACGGCCCGGCCCTCGGCGTGTTCGCGCTGCTGCTCGGGCTGCGGGCGGGCCGGGCACGCCCCGCGGCGCTGTGCTTCGCGGCCGTCGGCTGCGCCGGCACCGCCCGGATCGTGCTCGTCGGCGTCGACCCGGCCCCCGAGTGGCTCGTCATGACGGGCACGCTGCTCTTCGGCTGCGTCTTCCCCTGGCTCGGCGGTCGCTACTGGCGGCTGAGCCGCGAGCTGGCCGAGGCGGGCTGGCTGCGCGCCGCCCGGCTCGAGGACGAGGCCCGCTTCGCCGAGGAACGCGCCCGGCTGCGCGAACGGGCCCGGATCGCCCAGGACATGCACGACTCCCTCGGCCACGAGCTGAGCCTGATCGCCCTGCGCGCGGGCGCCCTCCAGGTCGCCCCCGGACTCGCCGGCGAGCACCGGGCCGCGGCGGCCGGCCTGCGCGCGGCGGCCGCCGACGCCACGGACCGGCTGCACCGCATCATCGGCGTCCTGCGCGAGGACGACGACGAGCCCGTGCCGCTGGCCCCTGCGGGCGAGACCCTGGAGCAACTCGTCGCCCGGGCCGCGGAATCGGGCCTGCCGGTGCGCTGGGAGCCCGCCGGGCAGGGCCCGGCCGCGGCGCCCGGCGGGGTCGCCGAACGGCTGCTGCACCGTGTGGTGCGGGAGGCACTGACCAACGCGGCACGGCACGCACCCGGCGCTGCCGTGACCGTGGCGGTGACGGGGCGGGCCGCGGGGGCGTCCGTCGTCATCACCAACGGCCGGGCCACCCAGGACTGTTCCCGGCCCTCCCGGGGCGGCACGGGCCTGCTCGGGCTGCGGGCCGCCGTGACCGCCGTCGGCGGCACCTTCGAGGCGGGCCCGTACAAGGAGGGCTTCCGGGTCCGGGCGTACGTCCCCGAGCAGCAGACCGCGGTCAGACCGGCAGGCCCCGTCCGCGCGCCGTTCACGCACGCCCGGCGTCGCTTCGCCGTCGGCCTCGGTACCGCGGCCGGTGTGGGTGTCGTCCTCGTCGGTGCCGCCTTCGGCTGGTACGCGTACGCCGAGACGCACTCGGTGCTCGAACCCGCCGCGTACGCGAAACTGCGCCTCGGCGCCCCGGCGGCCGACGTCGAGCGCGTGCTGCCCGAGCGTGACGTGAACGACCCGCCCGACGACCGGGCCCCCGCCCCACCCGAGGGAGCCGACTGCCGCTACTACCGCGCGAGCGGCGAACTCTTCGTCTCCGTCGAGCACTTCAGACTGTGCTTCGCCGCCGGGCGGCTGGTCGCCAAGGACGTGGTGCCGACCATCAGCCGGTCCGGCGAAGGCCGGGAAGAACACGAGGAGTTCGCACGATGAGCGAGGTGAGCACGGCGATCCGCGTGCTGCTGGCCGACGACGAGGCCATGGTCCGGGCCGGAGTACGCGCCATCCTGGGCAGCAGCGGCGCGACGGAGGTCGTCGCCGAGGCGGGCGACGGCCGCGAGGCGGTCGAGCTGGCCCGCGCCCACCGCCCGGACGTGGCCCTGCTCGACATCCGCATGCCCCGCCTGGACGGCCTCACCGCGGCGGAGGAGATCGTACGAACCGTGCCCGGCACGGCCGTCGCGATGCTCACCACCTTCTCCGAGGGCGCCTACGTGACCCGCGCCCTCGGCGGCGGCGCCACCGGCTTCCTGCTCAAATCCGGGGACCCGTACGAACTCATCGCCGGCGTACGGGCGGTGGCCGCCGGCGCCGCGTTCCTCTCGCCCAAGGTGGCCCGGTACGTCATCGACGAGGGCCTCGGTGGCGGCCGGCTCACCCGTGAGGCACAGGCACGCGCGCGCGTGGCCGTGCTGAGCCCCCGCGAACGCGAGGTGCTCGGCCTGGTCGGCGCCGGCCTGTCCAACCCGGAGATCGCCGCCCGGCTGCACCTCGTCGAGGGCACGGTGAAGGCGTACGTGAGCGCGGTCCTGGACCGGCTGGGCGTGCGCAACCGGGTGCAGGCGGCGATCGTGGCGTACGAGGCGGGGCTGGTGGAGTCGTGACGGCCCGGGCGGCGCAGCGGTGGGGGCGCGTCCCGGCTCGGTGATGCGCACACCGGTCGGCTCAGCGCCGCGCGTGCGAGCCGTACGACGCGACGGGCGCCGCGCCCGGCCCGGTGAACCACCGCACGGCCGGCGCCGACGAGGTGCGCATCGCCTCGGCCAGCCGCGTAGCCGGGCCCGCACCCAGCCGTACGGCGACGAGAACGACGAGCGTGCCCAGCCCCAGCCCCGCGACGACGTCGTGCGGATAGTGCACGCCGACGAAGACCCGGGAGAAGGCCATGAGCAGGGCGAGCGGGGCCGTCAGCCACAGGAGCGCGCGCCGGACCAGGGCGAGGGCGACCGCCGCTGCGCCCGCGATCGTGGCGTGGTTGGACGGGAAGGACCAGTCGCCGTGCGGTGGGCATTCGGCGAGGGACGCGGCCGCACCGGCGACCGCCCGGCACGGACGCTCCTGTGCGACCACGGACTTGAGCACCTCGCTGCACACGTACGCCACGGCCGTGGCCAGAGGTGCAAGGGCCGCGATCGCGAACGCGTGGGCAGTGTCGCGGCGGGCACGCCACCAGGCGGTGGCGAACAGCGCGACGAAGACCAGCAGTCCGGCCTCCGTCCATATGCCGGCCCCGTGCTGTACCCACATCGGGGTGTCATGGGCGAAGTCGGTGATGTCGCGGTAGAGCGCGCTGTCCTCGAAGTTCATGGTCACGGACGGTAGGCGGCGGGCCGATACCGTCACACCCAGCGATCGTCGCGTGCCGTACCTGTCGAAAGACAGGGGTGGGGCGGTGGTTTCCGGGATGATGATCCGGAAAAGTTGTGGTCTCGAGCGGCGGGTGGGACAAGCGAACGCGCCGATCTCTCGTAAGGTTTGCGCCGTGGGATCTCTGCGCAATCCGGTCGGGCCGCTTCCCTCCTCCATCTACTGGCGTCGGAGGGTCGTACTGGTGTCTGTGGTCGCCCTGTTGGCGCTGCTGACCACCTGGATCGTGACCATGGGCGGCGGGGACGGCAAGGACCACGACAACGACGCCAACGGCAAGAATCCCGCGCCCTCCATCACGCCCGGCCCGTCGAGTTCGGGTCCGGCCATCAGCCAAGCGCCCGGCGGACGCGACGAGTCGGGCGGCGGGGGCTCCGGCGGTTCGTCGTCCGGGTCCGGGGACGGTTCCGGCGACGGCTCGGGTGACGGCTCCGGGGACGGTTCC
The genomic region above belongs to Streptomyces coeruleorubidus and contains:
- the cseC gene encoding two-component system sensor histidine kinase CseC is translated as MRGHFRRLVATGLERAGIRTGLRWKLSAAIALVGALVAVALSLVVHNAARVSMLDNARDLADERILIAQRNFELSGRMNFPNAKIDDPDLPSALRDRVEAGQRATYVADRPGGAPDIWAAVPLKNGQVMSLHSGFTDRSSDILQDLDQALIIGSIAVVLGGSALGVLIGGHLSRRLRKAAVAASQLAGGETDVRVRDAMGGVVRDETDDLASAVDAMADTLRQRIEAERRVTADIAHELRTPVTGLLTAAELLPPGRPTELVLDRAKAMRTLVEDVLEVARLDGASERAELQDLMLGEFVARRVAAKDPDVEVRIVHESEVTTDPRRLERVLFNLLANAARHGKPPIEVTVEGRVIRVRDHGPGFPEDLLAEGPSRFRTGSKDRAGHGHGLGLTIAAGQARVLGARLTFRNVRTPGTPEQLPAEGAVAVLWLPEHAPTNTGSYPMLPGSGT
- the cseB gene encoding two-component system response regulator CseB — translated: MADQTHVLFVEDDDVIREATQLALERDGFVVTAMPDGLSGLEAFRADRPDIALLDVMVPGLDGVSLCRRIRDESTVPVIMLSARADSIDVVLGLEAGADDYVTKPFDGAVLVARIRAVLRRFGHAGGGRTEGPASPANGGVLTFGDLAVDTEGMEVRRAGQPVALTPTEMRLLLEFSTAPGTVLSRDKLLERVWDYGWGGDTRVVDVHVQRLRQKIGQDRIETVRGFGYKLKA
- a CDS encoding SigE family RNA polymerase sigma factor translates to MAQGEVLEFEEYVRTRQDALLRSARRLVPDPTDAQDLLQTALVRTYGRWETIEDKRLADAYLRRVMINTRTEWWRARKLEEVPTEQLPDASVDDSTEQHADRALLMDVMKVLAPKQRSVVVLRHWEQMSTEETAAALGMSAGTVKSTLHRALARLREELESRDLDARALEREERERCAA
- a CDS encoding A/G-specific adenine glycosylase, which gives rise to MTAPTKPPHTSPTDPASGPPPGGSLHSPVIDWFDENARDLPWRRPEAGAWGVMVSEFMLQQTPVNRVLPVYEQWLARWPRPADLAKEAPGEAVRAWGRLGYPRRALRLHGAAVAITERHGGDVPADHAQLLALPGIGEYTAAAVASFAYGQRHPVLDTNVRRVFARAVTGVQYPPNATTAAERKLARALLPEDEPTAARWAAASMELGALVCTAKSESCHRCPIAAQCAWRLAGKPEHDGPPRRGQTYAGTDRQVRGRLLAVLRDAHGPVPQSALDRVWHEPVQRARALDGLVADGLVEPLADGLYRLPLT
- a CDS encoding sensor histidine kinase; protein product: MQRPRLARLGGCALLWAALALPALTADRIGLNEPRPLWQQLAGVTVLAVAAGLSRRLPLAAFGLAAALSLAATPSLFTVSYGPALGVFALLLGLRAGRARPAALCFAAVGCAGTARIVLVGVDPAPEWLVMTGTLLFGCVFPWLGGRYWRLSRELAEAGWLRAARLEDEARFAEERARLRERARIAQDMHDSLGHELSLIALRAGALQVAPGLAGEHRAAAAGLRAAAADATDRLHRIIGVLREDDDEPVPLAPAGETLEQLVARAAESGLPVRWEPAGQGPAAAPGGVAERLLHRVVREALTNAARHAPGAAVTVAVTGRAAGASVVITNGRATQDCSRPSRGGTGLLGLRAAVTAVGGTFEAGPYKEGFRVRAYVPEQQTAVRPAGPVRAPFTHARRRFAVGLGTAAGVGVVLVGAAFGWYAYAETHSVLEPAAYAKLRLGAPAADVERVLPERDVNDPPDDRAPAPPEGADCRYYRASGELFVSVEHFRLCFAAGRLVAKDVVPTISRSGEGREEHEEFAR
- a CDS encoding response regulator transcription factor; translation: MSEVSTAIRVLLADDEAMVRAGVRAILGSSGATEVVAEAGDGREAVELARAHRPDVALLDIRMPRLDGLTAAEEIVRTVPGTAVAMLTTFSEGAYVTRALGGGATGFLLKSGDPYELIAGVRAVAAGAAFLSPKVARYVIDEGLGGGRLTREAQARARVAVLSPREREVLGLVGAGLSNPEIAARLHLVEGTVKAYVSAVLDRLGVRNRVQAAIVAYEAGLVES
- a CDS encoding phosphatase PAP2 family protein, with amino-acid sequence MNFEDSALYRDITDFAHDTPMWVQHGAGIWTEAGLLVFVALFATAWWRARRDTAHAFAIAALAPLATAVAYVCSEVLKSVVAQERPCRAVAGAAASLAECPPHGDWSFPSNHATIAGAAAVALALVRRALLWLTAPLALLMAFSRVFVGVHYPHDVVAGLGLGTLVVLVAVRLGAGPATRLAEAMRTSSAPAVRWFTGPGAAPVASYGSHARR